One region of Ardenticatenales bacterium genomic DNA includes:
- a CDS encoding DUF1116 domain-containing protein — MIDIDQANQTAVERIMAARPMLTGVARARDVIPHMRDNLLLHAGPPITWERMSGPLRGAVIGALLLEGLAADEAQAVGMVEAGEVDFAPCHHHQTVGPMAGVTSASMQVYVIENQTHGNRAFSNLNEGYGKVLRYGAYSPEVIGKLRWMNEVMGPALADALQGAAIDLRALLAEALHMGDEGHNRNKAGSLLFLKALAPLLSKARDNRFTTATILQFLGDNALTVLNPVMAACKAMCDAGHGVAGSTVVTTMARNGTDFGIRVSGLGDAWFTAPAQVPDGLYFPGFSSADANADIGDSTITETAGIGAFAMAAAPAIVTFISGTPQDALNATLEMYEITTAEHTHFTIPSLDFRGSPVGIDLRKVIELGITPRVNTGIAHREAGVGQVGAGLVRPPLAVFENALLAFAEQYL, encoded by the coding sequence ATGATTGACATAGACCAAGCCAACCAGACCGCCGTCGAGCGCATCATGGCCGCGCGCCCCATGCTCACCGGCGTTGCCCGCGCCCGCGACGTCATTCCCCACATGCGTGACAACCTGCTGCTGCACGCCGGACCGCCCATCACCTGGGAGCGCATGTCGGGGCCGTTGCGCGGGGCCGTCATCGGCGCGCTGCTGCTTGAAGGATTGGCGGCAGACGAGGCGCAAGCCGTGGGCATGGTGGAAGCGGGCGAGGTCGATTTTGCCCCCTGCCACCACCACCAGACCGTGGGGCCGATGGCCGGCGTCACCTCCGCTTCCATGCAGGTGTACGTGATTGAAAACCAGACGCACGGCAACCGCGCCTTCTCCAACCTGAACGAGGGGTACGGCAAAGTGCTGCGCTACGGCGCGTACAGCCCGGAAGTGATCGGCAAACTGCGCTGGATGAACGAGGTGATGGGGCCGGCGCTGGCGGATGCGCTGCAAGGCGCGGCCATTGACCTGCGCGCCTTGCTGGCGGAGGCGCTGCACATGGGGGATGAGGGGCATAATCGGAACAAGGCGGGGTCGCTGCTTTTTTTGAAGGCGTTGGCGCCGCTGCTGAGCAAGGCGCGCGACAACCGCTTTACCACGGCCACGATCCTGCAATTCCTGGGCGATAATGCGCTTACTGTTCTTAATCCGGTGATGGCGGCGTGTAAGGCGATGTGCGACGCGGGGCATGGCGTTGCCGGCAGCACCGTGGTGACGACGATGGCCCGCAATGGCACGGATTTTGGTATTCGCGTTAGCGGCCTGGGGGATGCCTGGTTTACGGCGCCGGCACAGGTTCCCGATGGCCTTTATTTCCCCGGCTTCAGCAGCGCGGACGCGAACGCGGATATTGGCGATAGTACGATCACGGAAACTGCCGGCATTGGTGCATTTGCCATGGCCGCCGCTCCCGCCATCGTCACCTTTATCAGCGGCACGCCCCAGGACGCCCTCAACGCCACCCTGGAGATGTACGAAATCACCACCGCCGAACACACCCACTTTACCATTCCTTCGCTGGACTTTCGCGGCTCCCCCGTGGGCATCGACCTGCGCAAAGTGATTGAACTGGGCATCACCCCGCGCGTGAACACGGGCATCGCCCACCGCGAAGCGGGCGTGGGGCAGGTGGGCGCGGGCCTCGTGCGTCCGCCGCTGGCCGTCTTCGAGAATGCGCTGCTGGCTTTTGCTGAACAGTATCTGTAG
- a CDS encoding AbrB/MazE/SpoVT family DNA-binding domain-containing protein, protein MEKTRLSSKGQVIIPKNIREQHEWQVGLEFIVIDMEDGVLLKPVPGIKPTTLEDVAGCIPYEGPPKTIQEMDEAIQMAIEESWRDRR, encoded by the coding sequence ATGGAAAAGACAAGACTATCAAGCAAAGGGCAAGTGATCATTCCCAAGAATATTCGGGAGCAGCATGAGTGGCAGGTTGGACTTGAGTTTATCGTGATTGATATGGAGGATGGCGTATTGCTTAAGCCTGTGCCAGGGATCAAACCGACAACATTGGAAGATGTTGCCGGGTGTATCCCATACGAAGGTCCTCCTAAGACGATCCAGGAAATGGATGAAGCGATTCAGATGGCAATTGAGGAAAGCTGGCGTGATCGCCGTTGA
- a CDS encoding type II toxin-antitoxin system VapC family toxin, which translates to MIAVDTNIVVRLLTGDHPDQFQVSKRLFQANQVFISDTVFLEIAWVLRWAYKAGPQPVAEALHGLLGLPNVHFRNRTVLAKAVEWHESGLDFADALHLAQSNHCEQMATFDKGFVNRARDLTTCPVKMLS; encoded by the coding sequence GTGATCGCCGTTGATACCAACATCGTGGTCCGGTTGCTCACGGGCGACCACCCAGACCAGTTCCAGGTGAGCAAACGCCTGTTTCAGGCGAATCAGGTGTTTATCTCTGATACTGTCTTTTTGGAAATAGCCTGGGTATTGCGCTGGGCTTACAAAGCTGGGCCACAGCCAGTCGCTGAAGCGCTCCATGGGTTGTTAGGATTGCCGAATGTCCATTTTCGGAATCGAACGGTACTCGCCAAGGCGGTTGAGTGGCATGAGTCAGGCCTGGATTTCGCCGACGCGCTGCATCTGGCGCAGTCAAACCATTGTGAGCAAATGGCGACGTTTGACAAAGGCTTTGTGAATCGCGCCCGCGATCTGACCACTTGTCCCGTCAAAATGCTTTCCTGA
- a CDS encoding cyclase family protein, translating to MKFIDLTMPLGIGTPPWPTYEPLQVKYFKRLAPNGANGQVVTHSNHVGTHLDGEIHFYTPGKDIASLSLEFLCGEAAVVDLSDCCGDYDVYTPEMIEARVEVREGDILIIHTGYHHFGWDQPYGNEVRYMVMHPGPDARFAAWCMEKKLRWIGVDCGSADHPMNTKIREWMPAQAADADAHFRQKYGKPLTEYFTKEMYQMMHLWLFDKGIIHAECVGGDIDLLLNRRVRIGCFPWRFVDGEASIARIVAMVEDDEYADLMARKAGMPKTKYGDCYDPVHVERLGGRGRVF from the coding sequence ATGAAGTTTATTGATTTGACGATGCCTTTGGGAATTGGGACGCCGCCGTGGCCGACGTATGAGCCGTTGCAGGTGAAGTATTTTAAGCGGTTGGCCCCAAATGGGGCTAACGGGCAGGTGGTGACGCACAGCAACCACGTGGGCACGCACCTGGACGGGGAAATCCATTTCTACACGCCGGGCAAGGATATTGCCTCGTTGTCGTTGGAGTTTCTCTGCGGCGAGGCGGCGGTGGTGGATTTGAGCGACTGCTGCGGCGACTATGACGTGTATACGCCGGAGATGATTGAGGCGCGGGTGGAGGTGCGCGAGGGGGATATTCTGATCATCCACACGGGGTATCATCATTTTGGTTGGGACCAGCCGTATGGGAATGAGGTGCGGTATATGGTGATGCATCCGGGGCCGGATGCGCGGTTTGCGGCGTGGTGCATGGAGAAGAAGTTGCGTTGGATTGGCGTGGATTGTGGCAGCGCGGACCATCCGATGAATACGAAGATACGGGAGTGGATGCCGGCACAAGCCGCCGACGCCGATGCCCATTTCCGCCAGAAATATGGCAAACCCCTCACCGAGTACTTCACCAAAGAGATGTACCAGATGATGCACCTGTGGCTGTTCGATAAAGGCATCATCCACGCCGAATGCGTCGGCGGCGACATCGACCTGCTCCTTAATCGGCGCGTGCGCATCGGCTGCTTCCCCTGGCGCTTCGTGGACGGCGAGGCCAGCATTGCGCGCATTGTGGCGATGGTCGAGGACGACGAGTACGCCGATTTGATGGCGCGGAAAGCGGGCATGCCCAAGACAAAGTATGGCGACTGCTACGATCCCGTCCACGTGGAACGCCTCGGCGGACGCGGGCGCGTCTTTTAA
- a CDS encoding cyclase family protein — protein MTEEAFFAFMGGLEMLDMTLPFSVQTPQWANYEPLSVKYTKRVGGQYFGLGRNNAHCRASFHLASHMDGEKHFHSAGKTIGQMPFDYWFGPGVIADISHLVSDSSVYTPAMIESVVDVQPGDILIVKTGYYRYGWNSPDSDEFRYMIKHPGPSPDFADWCLRKQIKWLAVDCVAMEHPMNTIQRLWHPQTFAEANAKLQAQYGKDWDEMYPLDRYYQDMHLNLFPKGIVHAENLGRDIAQAPSGRTFIAAFIQKGMELASCWGRFVAFTEKI, from the coding sequence ATGACCGAAGAGGCGTTTTTTGCCTTCATGGGTGGCCTGGAAATGCTGGATATGACGCTGCCGTTTAGTGTGCAGACGCCGCAGTGGGCGAATTATGAGCCGTTGAGCGTGAAGTATACGAAACGGGTGGGGGGGCAGTACTTTGGGCTGGGGCGCAATAATGCGCATTGTCGCGCGAGTTTCCATCTGGCTTCCCATATGGACGGGGAGAAACATTTCCATAGTGCCGGCAAAACCATCGGTCAAATGCCGTTCGATTACTGGTTTGGTCCTGGCGTCATCGCCGACATCTCCCACCTCGTCAGCGACAGCAGCGTTTACACCCCCGCCATGATCGAGAGCGTCGTGGACGTCCAACCCGGCGACATCCTCATCGTCAAAACCGGCTACTACCGCTACGGCTGGAACAGCCCGGACTCCGATGAGTTCCGCTACATGATCAAGCACCCCGGCCCCTCCCCCGACTTCGCCGACTGGTGTCTGCGGAAGCAAATCAAGTGGCTCGCCGTCGATTGCGTAGCCATGGAACACCCTATGAACACCATTCAACGCCTCTGGCATCCCCAAACGTTCGCCGAAGCCAACGCCAAACTACAAGCGCAATACGGCAAAGATTGGGACGAGATGTATCCCCTGGACAGATATTACCAGGACATGCACCTCAACCTGTTCCCCAAAGGCATCGTCCACGCGGAAAACCTGGGCCGCGACATCGCCCAGGCGCCCAGCGGGCGCACCTTCATCGCTGCCTTCATCCAGAAAGGTATGGAACTCGCTTCCTGCTGGGGACGCTTTGTGGCATTTACGGAAAAGATTTAG
- a CDS encoding GxxExxY protein, which yields MAEILYKELSYQVVGAAMEVHRLLGGGFLEKVYQVSLAHELRLRQVPHEQYKVLPVYYKDLLVGQYEADFVIADRIIVEIKAVSQFHARHEAQARNYLAATRLRLAILLNFGAESLQQKRVVR from the coding sequence GTGGCTGAAATCCTTTATAAAGAGCTGTCTTACCAAGTCGTTGGGGCGGCAATGGAAGTGCATCGGCTCCTGGGCGGTGGTTTTCTGGAAAAAGTATATCAGGTATCATTGGCTCACGAATTGAGGTTGCGCCAGGTTCCTCATGAGCAATACAAGGTTTTGCCCGTCTATTACAAGGATTTGCTGGTTGGCCAGTATGAGGCGGATTTTGTCATAGCAGACAGGATCATCGTGGAGATTAAGGCTGTTTCTCAATTTCATGCCAGACATGAAGCACAAGCGCGCAACTATCTCGCGGCGACTCGTCTTCGGCTGGCAATCTTACTCAATTTCGGTGCGGAATCTTTGCAGCAGAAGCGTGTTGTGCGATGA
- a CDS encoding xanthine dehydrogenase family protein translates to MATQFFGERIKRNEDPRLLMGQALFVDDVQLAGMAHVAFVRSPYAHARILSIDAEAARTKEGVYAVYTAADLGDYWQHGPLLVSPPPIKDIVFHERTQVPLAKEKVRHLGEIVAMVVAESRYVAEDAAAEVWVDYEPVGAVTDLEAALSVDSPLVHDDLDGNIGAHVVQSRGNYAQARRQAHTVIKRRFVYDHGTAAAMENRGVVAEWDRRAHRLTIWDTTQAPIPIRNGLAAMLGLSEKQVRVIAPFIGGGFGPKIMMFYPEEMLIPWAAIQLDRPVKWIEDRAENFVATTQERGQVHEAEIALDGEGHILGVSDTFLHDGGAYMPYGLTVPINSQCTLLGPYHIPNYYSEFKAIFTNKPIVTPYRGAGRQHGVFVIERLLDLGAKALGVDRAEIRRRNFIPPDAFPYNNEIIYQDFAPLVYDSGNYEPVLDKALDMIGYHAFIAETQPRLRAEGRHVGIGIVAYVEGTGIGPYEGARVQVQSSGKVSVATGVGTQGQGHFTSFAQIVADQVGVDVRDVELVTGDTDQFYWGAGTFASRGAVVAGNAINEAARDVRRKILRLAGEQLEAAEEDLELARGRVSVRGVPDRYVTLGELAQQANPLRGAVKPGTEPGLEATNYFGPERGATASGVHAMIVEVDPETMLVDVLKYVVVHDCGRVINPLILDGQIHGGVAQGLGNAFYEELVFDESGQLLTGSFMDYLLPTSLDVPRVEVGHEVTPSPLNPLGVKGAGEAGAIPVGPLFAQAVEDALRIPALELNSIPLHPSRLWEIARQARAGV, encoded by the coding sequence ATGGCGACACAGTTTTTTGGTGAGCGGATTAAGCGGAATGAAGACCCGCGCCTGTTGATGGGGCAGGCGTTGTTCGTGGATGATGTGCAGTTGGCGGGGATGGCGCACGTGGCATTTGTGCGCAGCCCATATGCCCATGCGCGCATTCTCTCCATTGACGCCGAGGCGGCGCGCACAAAAGAAGGGGTGTATGCGGTGTACACCGCCGCCGACCTGGGCGATTATTGGCAGCATGGTCCCCTCCTCGTGTCGCCGCCGCCGATCAAGGACATCGTGTTTCACGAGCGGACGCAGGTGCCGCTGGCGAAGGAGAAGGTGCGCCATTTAGGGGAGATTGTGGCCATGGTGGTGGCGGAGAGCCGCTACGTGGCCGAGGACGCGGCGGCGGAGGTGTGGGTGGACTATGAGCCAGTTGGGGCGGTTACGGACCTGGAAGCGGCCCTCTCGGTGGATTCCCCACTCGTTCACGATGACCTTGACGGCAACATCGGTGCGCACGTCGTGCAGAGTAGAGGCAACTACGCACAGGCGCGCCGGCAAGCCCACACCGTCATCAAACGCCGCTTTGTTTATGATCACGGCACGGCTGCCGCCATGGAAAACCGGGGCGTTGTCGCCGAATGGGACCGCCGCGCCCACCGGCTGACCATCTGGGACACGACGCAGGCCCCCATCCCCATCCGCAATGGGCTGGCCGCCATGCTTGGCCTCTCCGAAAAACAGGTGCGCGTCATTGCTCCCTTCATTGGCGGCGGCTTTGGCCCCAAAATCATGATGTTTTACCCGGAGGAGATGCTTATCCCCTGGGCCGCCATCCAGCTCGACCGCCCCGTCAAATGGATTGAGGACCGCGCTGAGAATTTTGTGGCTACCACGCAGGAGCGTGGCCAGGTACACGAAGCGGAAATCGCCCTGGACGGTGAGGGGCATATCCTGGGCGTGTCCGACACGTTTTTGCACGACGGCGGCGCGTACATGCCCTATGGCCTGACCGTGCCTATCAACAGTCAGTGTACGCTGCTGGGACCCTACCACATTCCCAACTACTACTCCGAATTCAAAGCCATTTTCACCAACAAACCCATCGTCACGCCCTATCGGGGAGCCGGGCGGCAACATGGCGTGTTCGTGATTGAGCGGCTGCTGGACCTGGGGGCAAAGGCGCTGGGGGTGGATCGGGCGGAAATTCGGCGGCGCAACTTCATCCCGCCCGATGCTTTCCCCTACAACAACGAAATCATCTACCAGGATTTTGCGCCGCTGGTGTACGATAGCGGCAATTATGAGCCGGTGCTGGACAAGGCGCTGGACATGATCGGCTATCATGCGTTCATCGCGGAGACACAGCCCCGCCTGCGCGCCGAGGGGCGTCACGTGGGCATTGGCATTGTGGCCTACGTGGAAGGTACGGGCATTGGCCCGTATGAGGGGGCGCGCGTGCAGGTGCAATCCAGCGGCAAGGTCTCCGTGGCCACCGGGGTGGGCACGCAGGGGCAGGGGCATTTCACCAGCTTTGCCCAGATTGTGGCGGATCAGGTGGGCGTGGACGTGCGCGATGTGGAACTGGTGACGGGGGATACGGACCAGTTTTATTGGGGCGCGGGCACGTTTGCCAGCCGCGGCGCGGTTGTCGCCGGTAATGCCATCAATGAAGCTGCGCGTGATGTGCGCCGGAAGATTCTGCGCCTGGCCGGCGAGCAGTTGGAGGCGGCGGAGGAGGACCTGGAACTGGCGCGGGGCCGGGTGAGCGTGCGCGGCGTGCCGGATCGCTACGTGACGTTGGGCGAACTGGCGCAGCAGGCCAATCCCCTGCGTGGCGCGGTGAAGCCGGGCACGGAGCCAGGACTGGAGGCGACCAATTACTTCGGCCCGGAACGGGGGGCTACGGCCAGCGGCGTCCACGCGATGATCGTGGAAGTGGACCCGGAGACGATGCTGGTGGACGTGCTGAAATATGTGGTCGTCCATGACTGTGGGCGCGTGATCAACCCGCTCATTTTGGATGGGCAGATTCACGGCGGCGTGGCGCAGGGGTTGGGCAATGCCTTTTACGAAGAATTGGTGTTTGACGAGAGTGGGCAATTGTTGACGGGATCGTTCATGGATTATCTGCTGCCCACCTCGCTGGATGTGCCCCGCGTGGAGGTGGGGCATGAGGTGACGCCATCGCCGCTGAATCCGCTGGGCGTGAAAGGGGCGGGGGAGGCGGGGGCGATCCCGGTAGGACCGTTGTTTGCGCAGGCGGTGGAGGATGCGCTGCGGATTCCCGCGCTGGAGTTGAACTCGATTCCGCTGCATCCCAGCCGCCTGTGGGAAATCGCGCGGCAGGCAAGGGCAGGCGTATGA
- a CDS encoding cation:proton antiporter, with amino-acid sequence MNEMAHQDLVAFFLRTGVMLAAALLCGQLMRRVHQPRVLGELVAGIFLGPTVFGALFPRLSAALLPASSSVIAAQDIMLQIGMLFFLFVAGLEVNLPHLRRNSRAVILTSVAGITIPFALGAAAVLLFPRLWGPQATTSGITFVLFIGAALSISALPVIARIFMDLNLLNQPIGGIVLAAATVNDLIGWALFTVVLGQFVPASASHGIGVTLLLLVLFTITVLALGRYVGGPILHWLRRTLAWPSGFISVTAVLILLGAAIAEGIGIHAIFGAFLVGVALGQVVEKENEAHDVIYQFAVSFFAPLYFVSVGLKADFAANFDVGLVLFVLAVATVGKIAGSSLGARLGGMSGREALAIGVGMNARGAMEMILATVALDYGIIDERLFVALVTMALVTSFLSGPILPRLLARPQP; translated from the coding sequence ATGAACGAGATGGCACATCAGGATTTGGTCGCGTTTTTCCTGCGCACGGGGGTGATGCTGGCGGCGGCGTTGCTGTGTGGGCAGCTTATGCGCCGTGTGCATCAGCCGCGCGTGTTGGGGGAGCTGGTTGCCGGCATTTTCCTCGGACCAACCGTTTTCGGCGCATTATTTCCCCGATTGTCGGCGGCGCTGCTGCCGGCATCTTCCTCCGTCATCGCCGCGCAAGACATCATGCTGCAAATCGGCATGTTATTCTTCCTCTTCGTCGCCGGGCTGGAAGTCAACCTCCCCCACCTGCGCCGCAATAGCCGTGCCGTCATCCTGACCAGCGTTGCCGGCATCACCATTCCCTTTGCCCTCGGAGCCGCCGCCGTCCTCCTCTTCCCCCGCCTCTGGGGGCCACAGGCGACCACCTCCGGCATCACCTTCGTCCTCTTCATTGGGGCCGCCCTTTCCATCAGCGCCTTGCCCGTGATTGCCCGCATCTTCATGGACCTGAACCTGCTCAACCAGCCCATCGGCGGCATCGTTTTGGCCGCGGCCACCGTCAACGACCTGATCGGCTGGGCTTTGTTTACGGTGGTGCTGGGGCAATTTGTGCCGGCATCTGCTTCCCACGGCATCGGCGTAACCCTCCTACTCCTCGTCCTCTTCACCATCACCGTGCTGGCCCTGGGGCGATACGTCGGCGGCCCCATCCTCCACTGGCTGCGCCGCACCCTCGCCTGGCCCAGCGGCTTCATCAGCGTCACCGCCGTCCTCATCCTCTTGGGCGCGGCTATCGCCGAGGGGATCGGCATCCACGCCATCTTTGGCGCCTTCCTCGTGGGCGTGGCGTTGGGCCAGGTCGTCGAAAAAGAAAACGAAGCCCACGACGTCATTTATCAGTTCGCCGTTAGCTTCTTCGCGCCCCTCTACTTCGTCTCCGTAGGACTCAAAGCGGACTTCGCCGCCAATTTTGATGTGGGACTGGTGCTGTTCGTGCTGGCGGTGGCTACCGTGGGCAAAATTGCCGGGTCCAGTCTGGGCGCACGCCTGGGCGGTATGTCCGGGCGAGAAGCGTTGGCGATTGGCGTGGGCATGAACGCGCGCGGCGCCATGGAGATGATTCTGGCCACGGTCGCCCTTGATTATGGCATCATCGACGAACGCCTCTTCGTCGCCCTGGTGACCATGGCCCTCGTCACCTCCTTCCTCAGCGGCCCCATTCTGCCGCGCCTCCTGGCGCGTCCCCAACCGTGA
- a CDS encoding DUF2877 domain-containing protein, which yields MTILSAKIISLPAWCWLRNTRQATVHAAFAQAANFVNDQGDWLSLTVPAVGVGPFGAIVPLAQGDWRDWLRPGMPAFIHQQTLSAGNLSVQFGAAALWDPRPDWERVSRSAPAAFWMDMAARLPPFSLYHQPYAARVQAALAELDAGLRAGQVSRCARAAGQLGGLGPGLTPAGDDFLLGVMIALRLGWPAGDAQAFSMAMVDTVCPRTSALSAAWLKAAAAGEVADHWHDLLRVMVAGDKEQMPAALQAVLSLGASSGADALAGFVWAGQILFPVP from the coding sequence GTGACGATTCTTTCCGCGAAGATCATTAGCCTCCCTGCCTGGTGCTGGCTGCGAAACACCCGACAGGCCACCGTGCACGCCGCCTTTGCGCAGGCGGCCAATTTCGTTAACGATCAGGGCGATTGGTTGTCGCTGACCGTGCCCGCCGTGGGCGTGGGACCGTTTGGCGCGATTGTGCCGCTGGCGCAGGGGGATTGGCGTGATTGGTTGCGGCCGGGAATGCCGGCATTCATCCATCAGCAAACCTTATCAGCCGGAAACCTCTCCGTGCAGTTTGGCGCGGCGGCATTGTGGGACCCGCGCCCCGATTGGGAGCGGGTTTCCCGGTCCGCGCCGGCCGCGTTCTGGATGGACATGGCCGCGCGGCTGCCTCCCTTTAGCCTGTATCACCAGCCCTACGCGGCGCGGGTGCAGGCGGCGCTGGCGGAACTGGACGCCGGCTTGCGTGCCGGGCAGGTAAGCCGGTGTGCGCGCGCGGCAGGTCAGTTAGGCGGCCTGGGACCGGGCCTCACGCCGGCGGGGGATGATTTCCTGCTGGGGGTGATGATTGCCTTGCGCCTGGGCTGGCCTGCCGGGGACGCGCAGGCATTCTCGATGGCCATGGTGGACACGGTTTGCCCGCGCACGAGCGCCCTTTCGGCGGCGTGGCTCAAGGCGGCGGCGGCGGGCGAGGTTGCCGACCATTGGCACGATCTGCTGCGGGTGATGGTGGCCGGGGATAAGGAGCAAATGCCGGCAGCCCTGCAAGCAGTCCTGTCCCTGGGAGCATCCTCCGGCGCGGATGCCCTGGCCGGTTTTGTATGGGCCGGACAGATTCTTTTTCCTGTGCCGTGA
- the ppk2 gene encoding polyphosphate kinase 2, which produces MKESPTPAEKSKKDTAITEKPDKDPRYKKNGRLRKHFYENEIKRLQEELVKLQYWVKDQGLRVVVLFEGRDAAGKGGVIKTITERTNPRIVRVVALGVPTEREKTQWYFQRYAQHLPAAGEMVLFDRSWYNRALVEHVMGFCTEEEYREFMRSCPQFERMLVRSGILLIKYYFSISREEQEHRFQSRVHTTTKRWKISPMDLESRQRWVEYSKAKDAMLDYTDIKQCPWYIVNADDKRKARLNCISHILSMIPYEDVVPGIIELPPPQDASGYIRPPMEDQTFVPEIY; this is translated from the coding sequence ATGAAAGAAAGCCCCACGCCCGCCGAAAAAAGCAAAAAGGACACGGCCATCACCGAAAAACCAGACAAAGACCCACGCTACAAGAAAAACGGACGCCTACGCAAGCATTTCTACGAAAATGAAATCAAACGTCTGCAAGAAGAACTGGTCAAGCTGCAATACTGGGTCAAGGATCAAGGACTGCGCGTGGTGGTGTTGTTTGAGGGGCGGGACGCTGCCGGCAAAGGAGGCGTGATCAAAACGATTACGGAGCGCACCAATCCCCGTATTGTGCGCGTCGTGGCCCTGGGCGTCCCCACGGAGCGGGAAAAGACACAGTGGTACTTCCAGCGTTATGCGCAGCATTTGCCGGCAGCCGGCGAAATGGTCCTCTTTGACCGCAGTTGGTACAACCGCGCCCTCGTGGAACACGTCATGGGCTTCTGCACCGAAGAGGAATACCGTGAATTCATGCGCTCCTGCCCCCAGTTTGAACGAATGCTTGTCCGTTCCGGCATCCTCCTGATCAAATACTACTTCTCCATCAGCCGCGAAGAACAGGAACACCGCTTTCAGTCCCGCGTCCACACCACCACCAAGCGATGGAAGATCAGCCCCATGGACCTGGAATCCCGCCAGCGGTGGGTCGAGTACTCCAAAGCAAAAGACGCCATGCTCGACTACACGGACATCAAGCAATGCCCCTGGTACATCGTCAACGCGGATGACAAGCGAAAAGCCCGCCTCAACTGCATCAGCCACATCCTGAGCATGATCCCTTATGAGGACGTCGTCCCCGGCATTATCGAACTGCCACCGCCCCAGGACGCCAGCGGCTACATTCGCCCCCCCATGGAAGACCAGACCTTCGTCCCCGAAATCTATTGA
- a CDS encoding NmrA family NAD(P)-binding protein, giving the protein MQKILITGAAGKTGLAITQAVAARGAFACVLVRREAQAAVAQAHGASSVIVGDMEDAATLRLALADCHAVYHICPNMHPQEEAMAERLLAAAREMGVRHIVYHSVLHPQAEAMPHHWRKMRVEEQLFTRGIPFTILQPCAYMQNIRGGWAGIEAEGVYRVPYPVTTRLSLVHLADVADVAARVLTQPGHEGAIYELVGTPGLAQTDVAAALSRALGRVVRAVELPLVDWEARARASGLRGYALDTLRQMFRYYADYGMVGNPAVLTMLLGRAPTSLDAYCAELAARREE; this is encoded by the coding sequence GTGCAAAAGATCCTCATCACCGGCGCGGCGGGCAAAACCGGATTAGCCATCACGCAGGCCGTGGCCGCGCGCGGCGCGTTCGCGTGCGTCCTGGTGCGCCGCGAAGCGCAGGCGGCTGTCGCCCAGGCGCATGGCGCGTCCAGCGTCATCGTCGGCGATATGGAAGACGCAGCCACCCTGCGCCTGGCGCTGGCGGACTGCCACGCCGTCTACCACATTTGCCCCAACATGCACCCACAGGAGGAGGCCATGGCAGAACGGTTGCTGGCGGCGGCGCGGGAAATGGGCGTGCGCCACATCGTCTACCATTCCGTGCTGCACCCGCAGGCGGAGGCCATGCCCCACCACTGGCGCAAAATGCGGGTGGAGGAGCAGCTTTTTACCCGCGGCATTCCTTTCACCATCTTGCAGCCTTGCGCCTACATGCAAAACATTCGCGGCGGTTGGGCCGGCATTGAAGCGGAAGGCGTGTACCGGGTTCCCTATCCCGTGACCACGCGCCTGAGCCTGGTGCATCTGGCGGACGTGGCCGACGTGGCGGCGCGGGTGTTGACGCAGCCAGGGCATGAGGGCGCCATCTACGAGTTGGTGGGGACGCCGGGGCTGGCGCAAACGGACGTGGCGGCGGCATTGAGCCGGGCGTTGGGGCGTGTGGTGCGGGCGGTCGAACTGCCGCTGGTGGATTGGGAAGCGCGGGCGCGCGCGAGTGGGCTGCGTGGCTATGCGCTGGACACGCTGCGCCAGATGTTTCGCTATTACGCGGACTATGGCATGGTGGGCAACCCGGCCGTCCTCACCATGCTGCTGGGGCGTGCGCCCACCTCTCTCGATGCCTACTGCGCGGAACTGGCGGCGCGGCGCGAGGAGTGA